The following are from one region of the Coccinella septempunctata chromosome 7, icCocSept1.1, whole genome shotgun sequence genome:
- the LOC123316424 gene encoding uncharacterized protein LOC123316424 isoform X2 — MDKNTCCQICVKEFFKVSNLRRHIKRFHPESFQPLPKKQFAFTCDVCGKNFSYIRNYRCHLKTHDPNAPSSKVMKKCPLCAFLSEKAELYEHFEKDHDIRLITEQLNFDDTDSFLKWKLTLENDSGSHFVRNYTQQTKCYDEVILYVCHRSGHTFPKGENMNKVGNDNMMKKIGGFCPASIKMMKKKDGSVLASFLETHIGHIDEEDTGQGDTTKKLKSIMLRHKNSSNLAKDSLVKSDDVWQFHSRNKEEIYVISINENQCCSDCPFTCLDCKACIHKYSCSCKDWTVKWNMCVHIHLLCRLLNEEQEKNQEQILTQRSNSSLDITDLIIYDGANTGGRDNERKSPIIIQEVSQEVSVEAKNIILREFSDIIVKCNSPSLFQEIVTIVGGLKARVECEEILAPTQDFIAR, encoded by the exons ATGGATAAAAACACTTGTTGCCAAATATGTGTTAAGGAATTCTTCAAAGTTAGCAATTTGAGAAGACATATCAAAAGGTTTCATCCAGAATCCTTCCAACCATTACCTAAGAAACAATTTGCGTTTACTTGCGATGTCTGCGGTAAGAACTTCAGCTACATAAGGAACTACAGATGCCACTTAAAAACTCATGATCCAAACGCGCCTTCTTCAAAGGTAATGAAAAAATGCCCCTTATGTGCGTTCCTCTCAGAGAAGGCGGAATTGTACGAACATTTCGAAAAAGATCACGATATAAGGCTGATCACTGAACAGCTGAACTTTGACGATACAGATTCTTTCCTGAAATGGAAATTGACATTGGAGAACGACAGTGGAAGTCACTTTGTCCGAAATTACACGCAGCAAACAAAATGTTATGATGAGGTGATTTTATACGTTTGCCATAGATCAGGGCATACCTTTCCTaaaggagaaaatatgaataaagtCGGTAAtgataatatgatgaaaaaaatcgGAGGTTTCTGTCCTGCCAGTATCAAAATgatgaagaagaaggatggctCTGTTTTGGCTTCATTTCTAGAAACACATATAGGACATATCGATGAAGAAGACACTGGCCAGGGGGATACAACGAAAAAGTTGAAAAGTATCATGTTGAGGCATAAAAATAGCTCTAACCTAGCTAAAGACTCTCTAGTTAAATCAGACGATGTTTGGCAGTTCCACTCACGAAATAAAGAGGAAATTTACGTTATATCAATCAACGAAAATCAGTGTTGTTCTGATTGTCCTTTCACTTGTCTGGATTGCAAAGCGTGCATACACAAATATTCATGTAGTTGTAAGGACTGGACAGTTAAATGGAACATGTGTGTGCACATCCATCTACTTTGTAGACTGCTAAATGAAGAgcaagaaaaaaatcaggagCAAATTCTCACACAACGGTCTAATTCAA GTCTCGACATAACAGATCTCATTATATACGACGGAGCAAATACTGGAGGAAGAGACAATGAACGTAAATCTCCTATCATCATTCAGGAAGTTAGCCAGGAGGTATCAGTCGAagcaaaaaatataattttgcgAGAATTCTCAGACATAATTGTAAAGTGCAACTCACCCAGTCTTTTTCAAGAGATAGTCACTATCGTTGGCGGTCTGAAGGCAAGGGTTGAATGTGAGGAAATATTAGCCCCAACACAGGATTTTATTGCTAGATGA
- the LOC123316424 gene encoding uncharacterized protein LOC123316424 isoform X1, whose product MLSEERYILMISTDTKKPNSNDRRLIKKHNTVKTRMDKNTCCQICVKEFFKVSNLRRHIKRFHPESFQPLPKKQFAFTCDVCGKNFSYIRNYRCHLKTHDPNAPSSKVMKKCPLCAFLSEKAELYEHFEKDHDIRLITEQLNFDDTDSFLKWKLTLENDSGSHFVRNYTQQTKCYDEVILYVCHRSGHTFPKGENMNKVGNDNMMKKIGGFCPASIKMMKKKDGSVLASFLETHIGHIDEEDTGQGDTTKKLKSIMLRHKNSSNLAKDSLVKSDDVWQFHSRNKEEIYVISINENQCCSDCPFTCLDCKACIHKYSCSCKDWTVKWNMCVHIHLLCRLLNEEQEKNQEQILTQRSNSSLDITDLIIYDGANTGGRDNERKSPIIIQEVSQEVSVEAKNIILREFSDIIVKCNSPSLFQEIVTIVGGLKARVECEEILAPTQDFIAR is encoded by the exons ATACTGTGAAGACAAGAATGGATAAAAACACTTGTTGCCAAATATGTGTTAAGGAATTCTTCAAAGTTAGCAATTTGAGAAGACATATCAAAAGGTTTCATCCAGAATCCTTCCAACCATTACCTAAGAAACAATTTGCGTTTACTTGCGATGTCTGCGGTAAGAACTTCAGCTACATAAGGAACTACAGATGCCACTTAAAAACTCATGATCCAAACGCGCCTTCTTCAAAGGTAATGAAAAAATGCCCCTTATGTGCGTTCCTCTCAGAGAAGGCGGAATTGTACGAACATTTCGAAAAAGATCACGATATAAGGCTGATCACTGAACAGCTGAACTTTGACGATACAGATTCTTTCCTGAAATGGAAATTGACATTGGAGAACGACAGTGGAAGTCACTTTGTCCGAAATTACACGCAGCAAACAAAATGTTATGATGAGGTGATTTTATACGTTTGCCATAGATCAGGGCATACCTTTCCTaaaggagaaaatatgaataaagtCGGTAAtgataatatgatgaaaaaaatcgGAGGTTTCTGTCCTGCCAGTATCAAAATgatgaagaagaaggatggctCTGTTTTGGCTTCATTTCTAGAAACACATATAGGACATATCGATGAAGAAGACACTGGCCAGGGGGATACAACGAAAAAGTTGAAAAGTATCATGTTGAGGCATAAAAATAGCTCTAACCTAGCTAAAGACTCTCTAGTTAAATCAGACGATGTTTGGCAGTTCCACTCACGAAATAAAGAGGAAATTTACGTTATATCAATCAACGAAAATCAGTGTTGTTCTGATTGTCCTTTCACTTGTCTGGATTGCAAAGCGTGCATACACAAATATTCATGTAGTTGTAAGGACTGGACAGTTAAATGGAACATGTGTGTGCACATCCATCTACTTTGTAGACTGCTAAATGAAGAgcaagaaaaaaatcaggagCAAATTCTCACACAACGGTCTAATTCAA GTCTCGACATAACAGATCTCATTATATACGACGGAGCAAATACTGGAGGAAGAGACAATGAACGTAAATCTCCTATCATCATTCAGGAAGTTAGCCAGGAGGTATCAGTCGAagcaaaaaatataattttgcgAGAATTCTCAGACATAATTGTAAAGTGCAACTCACCCAGTCTTTTTCAAGAGATAGTCACTATCGTTGGCGGTCTGAAGGCAAGGGTTGAATGTGAGGAAATATTAGCCCCAACACAGGATTTTATTGCTAGATGA